From Patescibacteria group bacterium, a single genomic window includes:
- the rplT gene encoding 50S ribosomal protein L20 — MARVKRGVISRAKHKKLLSLTKGYRGTKSRLVKVAREAELHAGQYAYHGRKLRKRDFRTLWITRIGEAVKKENLSYSKFMNKLKKAHIELDRKILSDLVVNEPEVFKKLVDKVKSL; from the coding sequence ATGGCAAGAGTCAAAAGAGGCGTCATATCACGCGCAAAACATAAAAAACTGCTCAGTCTTACTAAAGGTTATAGAGGCACAAAATCGCGTCTAGTTAAAGTTGCACGCGAGGCAGAGCTTCATGCTGGTCAATATGCTTATCATGGTCGCAAATTACGCAAACGAGACTTTCGTACTCTCTGGATCACGCGCATTGGTGAAGCTGTTAAAAAGGAAAATCTTTCATATAGTAAATTTATGAACAAATTGAAAAAAGCTCATATTGAACTTGATCGTAAAATCCTCAGTGATCTAGTAGTCAATGAGCCAGAAGTTTTTAAAAAATTAGTTGACAAAGTCAAGAGTTTATAA
- the infC gene encoding translation initiation factor IF-3: MIKRHKAKQDNLRYQYRTNERIQAPSVRVLDQDGKQIGVFSRREALQLAANQGLDLVEIAPQAQPPVVKIIDFNKFLYQEAKKKQEEKRKAKVSETKEIRLGPFMSENDLAVMINRGREFLEEGDKIRLVVKFKGRQITHPEFGNNIINRVIDALKDFSKVDREPHMEGKQMIALLSPERKKHAEKKDQKISSTKI; encoded by the coding sequence TTGATAAAAAGACACAAAGCTAAACAGGACAATCTTCGATATCAATATCGCACTAATGAGCGTATTCAGGCTCCATCAGTGCGGGTATTAGATCAGGATGGCAAGCAGATTGGAGTGTTTTCAAGAAGAGAAGCACTACAACTGGCAGCAAATCAAGGTTTAGACCTTGTCGAGATAGCGCCACAAGCTCAGCCACCTGTTGTCAAAATTATTGATTTCAATAAGTTCCTGTATCAAGAAGCAAAGAAAAAGCAAGAGGAAAAAAGAAAAGCAAAAGTGTCTGAAACAAAAGAGATTAGACTTGGACCCTTTATGTCAGAAAATGACCTTGCGGTCATGATCAATAGAGGGAGAGAATTTCTGGAAGAAGGAGATAAAATTAGACTTGTTGTCAAATTTAAAGGACGACAAATTACTCATCCAGAATTTGGAAATAATATAATTAATAGAGTAATTGATGCTCTCAAAGACTTCTCAAAAGTTGACAGAGAGCCACATATGGAGGGGAAGCAAATGATAGCGCTTCTCTCACCGGAAAGGAAAAAACATGCCGAAAAAAAAGATCAAAAGATCAGTAGCACGAAGATTTAA